TGTAAATGTCCTTATCAGAAAATGTGACCAGCATTACCAGCATGCTGACATGTAAAGAGAGTTCCAAGAGGTTGGTGATTGCTCTCATGTTCAATATCACTAAAAGGTTTTttgtacagtttctcattaaacTATGGTTCTGTTAATTGTTTTTATCCTATTCTTGGTCTAAAAGCCATAAGCTAACTTAAAGTTCCCTCAAAGCATCCAATAATGGCcccagtattttttttaaatatattattttattattgtgattATGCAGCACTGATCTCAGAAtgataattaaaatataatttaccTTATACACATTTGCACTCTTCAATAATGCGTTCATTTGCATCATCAAAGAGAACACCAAGCTAGAAATAGGGCAAAATTCTAAATTACACACGTTCTCTTGCACAATGTCTTTGAAAATGCATTTGACAcgattgcattttcatttatataggTTTCCCAACCTGTCGTTCATCACATTACTAATAAGAAGCTCATTTACACCTTGGTTTGTAGGTGATAATGGCGGAAGGACTTTACAATCAGTGGAAGGGGGGCAGTTAATGTATGGATATCTGTGCACTGAATGTGGATATATTTCTCTGCCATTATTTCCCCTGCTAATTACACCATGTGAATTGTGGAAGAATGCAAAATTAAGCTAGCTAAAAGCTAATGTTAAGGCTAGCTAATGCTATTTTCCCAGACAAGGCCCTGATCTGTGGTTTTTAATTTGTCTGAAATATGACGCAATACCATCATGGCACAGCAGCTGTTGCCAACTCAGCCACTGTGGCtaagtgtttgtgtgattttcatATTGACAGTGTGTACCCAtacaattacaattaaataCGTTTGTAATTTAAGATAATCCAAATGCACTTTTGAAGAGTGCAAATGTATCTAAAGTAAATCACATTAGTTTACACTTTGACACAAtagtgtgtttttaaatgttttgatttcaaaagtttttatttcacagtaaaCAAAGATATTTCACCATTTATTTCTATACTTTAAAGATAATTCCATTTCCTGTCCTCTGAAGTGTGACATCTAatttaaaacatacaaacaggGGGAATGCCTATTAGGCCAACTGatttctttctcctccactgAGCAGCAGTTTATGGAATGCAGTGTTACGTTTCACAGTCAGAAAAATAAATCAGTGTCTACAAACAGCCCAGAGTGTCTGGAGACTGGAGCGtctgcccctcagggctgttaTTCTATTATCTTGCAAGCTTGTGCTAAATCCCACAGGGTAACAGTCTCTCTGCACAAACAGGGAGagaactctcacacacacatccatgcTTGGACAGGGACCATCACAGAGAAAATTAGCCCACCTCCTGAAACACTAATGTGCTTGTCAGCTTCACCGTCCCCCTGCTGTAGTGGAGAGTCAGTCTAAAAGGCACCAAAATGACAGAGCCATGAGTTTCTCAATGACATTGACTCTGTTGCTTGGTGAGAGCTATAAAAACCAATGAATCATTTGAGCAATCAGTTTGCTTCAGAGTGAAACCTGAGTCACTCAGCTGACATTGTTTACTGACACAATTGCTTGCTACATTATAATGGCTAGAATGAAAATGACATCAAATGAAAAGATTGTGGCCTAAAACCTCCTGGTATTTAGTGGAATTCATtttgtcattcattttcaccAGCACCTCTGGACCACAAGCAGCAACGCAGCCCCAAAGCATCAATGGTCACCACTATATATGACAATGGGTATCATTGCATGcagtttttacattattattattattattattacatcccagggaaaaaaggaaatggtCATAGATaacagagcaataaaaagaaagatttcaccaaaatatgcaaatgtctttggttttatttagaatatTCTTTAGGGATTCCAATAGTTTTGCTTTTATGAAGAATacactatttttaaaataagacaaCGCTCATGTAGAATGACTTCTATTAGACAAATGATTAGCAATTTCACAAAACAGTTTGAGGGAATATTTGAATCACtatatgtattgtttattttatatgattGTTTTGGCTTAGTTTCCAGTGCCAATGATTCTGGAGTTGACGGTATAACATAACTTACAATACTGCACATTTAATATGATGCAAAACTACAGGGACTTGTTAATAAAGACCATGTTCTGAATCCGGTTGATGACATTAATCCGATCACACCCAGAAGGATGTGAGGTTGCATCTTTTGTTATGCTGCATAAGTGAATATCTCCTGTGTTTGACACTAGTGATAGCAATCGAAAGTCCAGCTTCAGCTCATCATCTATTTATCCAGCTGTGAATTTAATGTGATGTGTCAGAGCAGAGAACACAGTAGCTGTAATTGAAAAACAGTCTTTTATAGAAGAGTGAGTGCTTTGCACCACCTTGCAAGGTCTACTGGGATGGGAGCAGCCCTTTAGCTGTGAGCCTGCCCAGGCTGTCTGGGGCACTGCAGGTCCCTCATGGCTCCTAAACAGGCTTCATCCTCTTCCCTCTTGCTCCAGCCTCAGGCTATCACAGTTGCTGTTTGCTAAACATGCTCTCTGGAGATGACCCTCATAATGAACTTTGTTTTCAACTATGTAGCTCTGGGAATTATGACCAGTTTAAAGGTCAAAAACAGACAGCTGATTTAATAAGATATGTCACTGGAGGGATTAGGCTGTGAACTATTCATTCAGGCACCAATGTACTCCTGGTGAATAGAGAGTTGGGGTCTGAAATTAAAGTTCTAAGCCCACTTGCTGAATGTGGGCCACATCAATATATTTAAACTGAAGGCCACTCTTGCAAGGTTTAGAGATGAAAAGTGTTAAGCAAGGCAATTTAAACTGGAACATGTTTATATTTCAGAAGGCCATGCCTTAATAACCGATCAGCAGGACTTTGAGTCACTTGAACGTGGTTATGAAAactgaagatgatgatgatggtaatggATCATGATACAAAAATTTACAGCCAGTGATTGAATTGCTACTCTAAATTCCTAATACCATATATTACTATTTGGTATGTAAAATTAATAACTTTATTAACTTCTATCTATATTAACATTAGCTATATTTGCAAATAGtggtttaatgtttttcatctaCATCTAATTTCCAAAAAGTACAAGTAAACCTTTAAGCAACCAGCATGAGCATCTGAAGCTAAAGACGTCAAGCCTAGAGCAACGAGGGCAGACAATcaaaatgaacatgaacatgaacaatGAACTCATTAAAACTGCCCCACCAAAACAAGCACAGTTATATACATAATTGATGGTACGTACCTTCTCTATCGTGTGGATATCTGCAGTCTCGTCCACCACAGTATAAGATGAAGGGCCCTTATGGAAAGGTGTGGATAGTTAGAGATAGCTCTTTATAAACTTTGTTAAGCCCTGAGGAATTAGGCATATTGAGGAAAGGGAGGGTCTCCTTGATAGAATATTTCTCCACATCCCTGGAGAAATTGCTGGTAGGCTGTTTTGTTCGATGTTCTCCAGTGAGATGTTTCGTCCACAGGTGAGAGTGGGACCCAAAGGTGTTTTTTCAGgtcagacagaaaaagaaagggtgATACGAAATGTTTATGCATATGAACCGACTCCCTCAAGGGCTTTGGTGGTATTTTGAAGGCGCCATCTGAAGGAACTAGCAATCGATGGAAAGAAACGAACAAGGCATGAGGAACCTAAAGCGTACAAACCAAACTAATATTTACCCAGCACAGGTTCTTCACCTCAAATGAAAAGGCAATGTTGTCAGGAACACACTCCAGAAATGAATTAACATATGTGGATAAATggacatgtaaaaatgaaagattCTAGTTGATGATCCTCTTCTGAAGTGATGTTTATACAGTCTCTCtgatttattacatttagaaaaaaatgtctCTTGGCCTACTGGTTTCCGAACTCTGCCCCATCCCTCCACTACCCTGCCTGCTGCATTTCATATATTTTGAGCTTCATTGCCATGTCTACATAATTTATGTATTAAATCTAACTTATTCTTTTGGCTTATGCTGTGACACATCACAGCACCATTACTTTATTATAGCTAACGGCTAACTGCATGTCTCAAATAAGGTAGCTTTGTTATGTTGTGTAAGTTTCCTTTTGCCACATTGTAGCATATTTTATAGGGTGACCAGAAATCTCAATTTTGGTCACCTGTCCTTGGCTGGAACTATCCCTGGTAATGTCTCCGTCTTGTGTTGTGCTTGTTTCGGCTGTCGGGGGCGCTGGCTGCTGTTATTTACTAACCACTTTTACCACTTGCTCACCTAGTTTTAGAGAATACTGCCGTGTAAAACCGGTACCACACCAGCAACAAGTACACCAAGCACACCAGAAGCTCACAAGTATCAAGTGAGTACAACATCATCACAAATGTCTTTTCAAGACACAAGGTAAGCCAGAAATTTAAAGCAGAGTTGGGGTTACAGGGCTTGAATCATGCCATCAGGTGATAGGTCAGCTATCTGATTTGTCTACTTAAATGTAGGCTACCATGTGATCTACAAACTTAATCTTACAAACATAATTTTTTAAACTGCTCACTTTTTCAGCAACCATATATGGCATTTGAGATATGTTGATAGCAGACTGATAGCATGTTGATAGCATGTTCATAGCAGGGGAGTCATTGTCAAAGGagctaaaataaatgaataggtGAATATTTAAACATGTTCAGAGTCAGAGGTGAGCTATTAACCACccaaaaaataagaaacactGAGTACAGGGGGTACTCTAAGCCAAGGCAGTAAGTGCCAGTCGGCTAAACACGTTGCGTAGTGCCTCACATATTATGCACATATTACGGCCCTGCCTCTTGTGTCAAAGCTGCTTTTTGATTAGAACTTTGATGACAGGATGAAGTGGAACTATCCATCTGGtcatgaaataaagaaaaaaaacaccatgtGAGTGAATTGCAGGGACAGCAATGACGTAAAAGTTTAGCTACAACTCTGGATTAATGCAAAATAGAAAGCAAGGGATTAGCATTGACCTTTGATTAAATATTGgctttaaaatgttgattagGTGGGCATACTGGGCAGTATGGATGCACATCTCTCAGTAAATAATGACCATCAAGTATTCAGTCGCGCCACAGTACAAATAGTACTTTATGAAAATGTTTCAAAGGAAGTCTGGAGGGGTGGAGGTGAGGGGGAGGTTTGATAATTGTTCAGATGCTATGCTTAGGTTTGTCTCTATTTATACTCATGTTAATATTCACTCTTCAGATTCTatagaaaaaaattatattcaaTAAATATTTGCTTATTTCTCATTCTCTTCTGTATAGGTCTATTTAACCTTAGACTGACAGATGCAGCAGACTGTTTTAAAGGAAGGACGATTGTGGTGCGAGCACTGGGGTGTCAGGTGTGACTGTGTGGCACATGCAAATGGTTTACATAGCTCATGGGTCAGGTAGAAGGGCTCCTAGCAGAATTTTGCTTAGGGCCCCAGGGAGGTCAGGACCGGCTCTGCTTCGAAGATGAATCACAGCTGCCCACGTGAAGCTGAGGCGTATGAGCAAAAGTAAGAGTGATGAGGCGTGAAACCCAGAGCAAGTGTATTTCAGCTCTCTTTACACCAGCGCTCCCCTGACTCTCTGAAGCTCTCTTAAGCCCAGTGTGGGGCCTGGTCTGTGTTCTGGGACACGATAGGGTCTTGTCCCACCAGCCCAGAGGCCCTGGAGTTAATCCCACCCCATGCACACGTCACTCTTGATCCCCTATTAAAGCTCCTATTCCTCACATACACTAGGATTAGGTGTAGGACTGAACATTCATCCTGCATCTGACTGTGAACCTGATcatgatgaagatgtgatggaCGCTCAAACTAGAATGAAGAGGAAGTCTTTCATATCATGCGTAATTCACTGCACCATCTTGAAAAGCCTTATGaaatatacatgtgtgtattttAAAAGGGCAAACGTGAAATATCGTATACATTCTCAAACAGCTGTTCCCATTGAATTGATCAGGATGCTGCATTTAAGTGGTTTTCTTTGTCTAATagtaaatgatttaaaaatgcacCTTTTGGACTGTATGTCATGTAGTCACCTACGCTCAGTATATGATAAAGGTCTAAAAGCTTCTATTACAAATAACTGTGCATGTGTCTATGTTGTGGAggatgtgctgtttgttttctgtgttccAGATCCACTCCATTCCTGTTTAGATGCTCCTGACCATGTTTTCCCTTATGCCCCACTCTCTCCTGCACATCATCAGCTAGAAGCCTCAAAAGATCCCTGCTTAGTGGATGCTGCTCACTTGATTTTTCACATTGTGCTGTTTAACTGGTTGTAATATTGTGCCAAATGAATTGCCTTTTTTAGGCTTGCAGTGTGAAATCATGCCTTATCCCATTTTATTGAGTCTGCCTATTGTGGTGTGTGAATACTTTGTAAATAATGAACATATAAGAAGCGTAATTGAGGCCAGTGAAtgcaagttgttcatttttcagcatgagaaaaaaaacagcccagaagccttaataactaaatataatatcaatttcACAATTTAcctttgttacagcttccattctttacctttattacagttttacttattttcctttcagatttgaaaagaaatctgcagggacattttccacaccttcagTCTCAGAGGTTGGttggattttctgcttctcacaactGAAGTGATCCCAATTGCAAATGTAGATGAAATTTACTGTCCAGTGTTGTCTTCTAGTGCAGAGTTTTTTCGTTttttgtctgtctccttttctcagtgagggcttcttgacatctacacatcctttcagaccacTGGATTGTCTTCTTACATTGGAAGGACAtatagaaacacctgtggattttgcagatctgaagcaggagtggagcttgattttctcctctctctcaaagacaaaagatttaagtgctgtttgtctgatggcgacagttttggtgttctgcctggtcttttattttctctgtatcttttagtCACTTTTTCAAATCCAGTTTTGGCAACTCCTGATTTTTAACTTTCTCCTTCCTAATGCAagtgggttattttatattcaATCTCCTCAGAAAGATGTCCTTTAGTCTTTTTGGATGCACGTTAGGGAGGCAATTAAGATGTGTAACCTTGAGttgttgcttgtgtgaatgttaatgTCTCTCTGAAGGAAAACATAATGTCTGTGACTCCTTTGGGAACTGCCTTTGTTGGGAAGACTCAGCTGTAGCTCATTGATTTTAAGATGGGAAGAAGAAGTGGCTGTAATTAAACTGATGAGAAATGAAAGTAAAGATTTTATGATTTAAAGACTAGGAAGCCCCCCTTCAGATGATGTACCTTGGAAATGGAAGGAGTTATTGCACACATGAGTGCAAGCTTTGTAACTTTTCATCTGCTACTCTGTGTAAGTGTTCATGAgggtacaaataatgtaaatatccATGAAATGTACAACAGTTGTGTACTTTAATGAGTTTTAATGGTACGCTATGCTTACCACTGTGGGGAAATGGATTTTTATCtttctaatgtttttaaatattaaaataaaatataaagccTGGAGTAAAGATAATGTGCATAGTCAATGCAAGAGTCAAAATATAACTGTGATGGAAtatatggtacagttatgttccctaactagaGATACTGAAtacgtacccttgagggtaccaccctagTGATGTGAGGGGAGGGGGGTACAGTGGATTTATTTACAGCTGTGGGGTTTTATGGTGTTATGTATGGTAAAAAGTCTGGCAGCAGGAGCATCAGACAAAACTcgttaattaacagtaaaagcaTGTTTTCTCAATAATGGTTAATCTGTAAAATtataatcatttcatttcataaaatACTGCCTTTATCTGAGTACTAGTGATTCTGACAGCAACAACCATTAAAGTAAAACAAATGTCTGTGAAATTgaggtgttttttctttttccacacTCTACATGGATGCAATCTGTTTGCTGCCAGATCAGGATCTAACTGATCTTTCCATGATGGCTTAACTGAGTATTATGCATTTGTTGATGTTCAGTGGTTGCaaaattattagttattattcctatgttttcatttaataacaaaaatggaTGTACATTGTTTCGTTTATGTTCTGCTGACTTTAGATGGTGATTCTGAATAAGTTTTAGAGAAGAACTTCATCATTTACTTCCAGAAGTTACAGCGTCAAGTTGTAATAATTAATGTTATTTCttacaaaatgcattttttatagACAATGAACTTCAGTTTCAtgaacttcagttttttttcctttttttcttgctttctttttcagaaTCGACTCAGTCTTAACTTAAACTCGATGTGTCCAAATCTCactcttgactcagacttgcctAGTTGTCTTAAAAATGGAAGAAGCAAGCATATTTGGGAGTTCTGTCAGCCTGATAAGGCTGGGGAATATAGTGCTGCACTAAAGAAAATTACATGACATATTGAACTACAGATGTAAAGGGTGATTCACAAACTCACTTCAGCTGCGAGAAGCTTCTTTAGAGGCACTGACAGCTAAAGAGGGCAGTAGTGATCTAGGTTGCTGCGCATGGCTTTTGGTGGAAGCATAACCACCCACACTCTCAACATAATGATAAACGTAGGTGAACTGATGAATCTCACAGTCTCACTTAAGATCAGCATTTGAGCAAACATGTGTGCCTGGTTTTATCTTTTGCTGCATAATATCTGTAAAGTGTCTTTCAGCGTCATAGATACCTACTATGATTTATATAACACATATTAGAAGCTTATTTCCAGGAACTTAGAGCTTTCTgcctttattttacagcatcaaTCTGTTTTTAAAAGCTGTTGACTACTTTCTAATTCTGGTCTGAGTTCTGAGCTCCTCTTCACAATTTTACTGTCTGATACAATCTATAATCTTCAGTAGCTGAGTTACTTCATCatgctttatttcaacataagagctcagagtgagagaaatatTCACATAAAACTAACAGGATTGTGTAGAACTGCTCACTCCAAGTGTCCATGTGTGCTCCTTGTTCTCAGATGTAGCTGCAACATTACAGTCTTATTCATTAAATGTCTGTCGAACCACAAGACCTGCCCTGGTATGCACTGACTCACTCCAGCTCCATCTGACCACCCCCCCATCTGGAGATTCAGCACATATAGGCTACATGTAAAACTTCATACTGCCATAATAAATAGTATATAAAAATAGTCCACcatcaataaaagagcattcatTAGTGTAAAATTGTGTAGTAGAGTAATATGTGGTATTGAACACAGCTATACTCTCCTATTTTGTATTGGCTCTACTCAGCTGCTGCTCAGTCTTGGCTCCACCCTTGTAACTTCACACACCTGTGATTCATTCTAAGGGGCATCATCACTCCTGCATCTACCTCAGAGTTTGGCTTCACCGTTTTCAAAGACTCTGTTGCTCCAACTGAGTTCTGAGTCGTGGTTTTCCTTGTTTGATATTTTCCTGTTTTGCCCCTTCTGCCTTCTGTGTACCTGCCTGCCTGTTCTCTGCTCCTGCCTGTTGAGACTATGACTGTTGGATTGTACCTACTAATGTTATTCTGCATATGCAGCCTCTACAAGCCCTTATCATTACATAAAGACCATTCtagtgcattttcattttacaaaTAATCAGGAGAGTTTGTGTTGATTATACTGGCTTGTTGGGGGATGTGTGGCAGTCTGCTTGCTTCCTGCTGGGTGTGAAGAGAATTTGTACGTAATACTAAGTCTGTAACCACAAGCATACACATTGCACAACAATGGCACCATGTGGTCACTCTGATACATCTCTCGCAGTGTGTTTCATTGTGTGCATTGAAATTCAGGTGAATTCTGTCAGCCAAATATAAAAGTCATCTAAGGTTTTCTGATGAATACATTGTTCTCTGACATGTGAATTCAGTGCCTCTATTattaagttacatttatatagcgcctttcacaaacctaAGGTTGCTTCACACAGCATggggaaacaaacaaacaaaaaaaactaagcagtggaggaggaagaaaaatgctcactaaagagaaaagtctttaGGTCAGATTTGACggaggagaaagaagagcaCTTCATGCTGCTGGTGACACAGAATAGcacatataacacattacatGCCTTTTAACTAACAAACAGCAACATAATAATCATAAAGACTCTCTCTTAACTGAAGTGTCTGCCTCCTGTGAGCCTCTTCCCAGCATGTCAGCTCCTGGTTGGCAGCGTCCCCATGGCCAGTACTCAATCCACACATTATAGTGTGCTGACTAGAAAACAATgaactgtgcaggtacattttaatCCTTTATGTTATTCTCAACCGTTACAGTAATGAGATATTAGGCTTTTATTTACTTGCACATTACTCATCATTCTACTCTTTTATTCTACTCATCTCAgattaaacatgtttattgaTCACATACAGTAGACAAAGTGCACATCAAAGTGAAACATGTTAGTGATCAGCAGTGGCACTGAGAGGTTGTGAAAAAGGAGAAATGACGTAGTGGTTGTTGAGGTTTCTTGAGGAGCAAATAgaatctgagagagagacacataggcagtgtggtagagagagtgtgtttCTCTTTGAGGGACATTAATGTGTGTAGAAGAATCAGTGGTGATGGAGCGTTTGTATCTTCTgcttgtggtgtttcacttcactgcaGGTGAGAGTAGTTATTTCACACCTTCATTCAGAGCTCTGGATGATTTCTCTAATTCATAATAAGATATGAGGTGTTCTTTGTTTGTGTGCAGGCTGCTCTCTCTCGGGTGATCAGAAGAAAAAGGAACACAGAGGATACACTGGTGGCTCAGTACTGCTGCCCTGTTCCTGCACTGACCTGCAGACCAAACCAAACGCTGTTAAATGGGGGTTTAGATCAGTAAAATCTGAAGCCTCTCTCTATAATGAAATATACCCTGCACAGACTGGACAGCACAGAGACAGAGTCAAACTGAGCAACAAGAACTCAGGAAACCTCTCTCTGCTCATATCAGACCTGAGTGAAGAGGATCAGGGAGACTACAGGTGTTCAGTGGGGAGTGATTTTAAATTGATCAATCTTCTTGTTGAAGGTAAACCACTTTtttcagcagtgactctgaGTTAATAGTAACTTTCCAGGAATAATGAGGAACTCTTTCTGAGTTTGACAATAATGTACGTGAAGTGAACAACCAGGAAGGGATTTATTGTGTTTGTGagagtttgtgtttatgtgtttggtCAGTATTTACCTCTACAGTGAGAGAAACTCCAACAGACCCAAAAAAAACTCCAACGTCTCTACCAGAACCACCCACCACAGAccaacagacagacaaactATATCTAGGTCAGACGGCTGTACATTTTAATCTGCACCGATAGAAAGAACAACTTTCTGCTTCCTTTTTCTTTACAtgtctttgttttattataCAGGTCTTGGCATCCTCACGCTTTTGCTATTTCTGTTATTTGGAACAGTGACGATCATCTGCTGGAGACTCAGGGgtacaacacacacacgttGTGTATTCACATGAAACTGGATCATTCACCTCTTTAGAAAATCATCTACACCTAGATTTTCATGAGTTGTGTGGATGTTTGCTTTGAAAGTTGATTAGGAGTAAAAATCTAAGGATAGGATATAAGGGATGAACAAACCAAAAAAGGCTGAATATGAGAGCAGAGTTCAGGAGAGCATGCCTTAACCATGTAAAACAACTACTATCAGTACCACAATGAGCAATTCGTTTACATCAGAGAGGTTGAGTCTTTTCCACAGAGGGCCAGTGAGGCTGCAGATTTACGTTTCAACAAAGCTGGAGCTCACATGCTCAGATGACGATGACTGACATTAATGTTTAAGCAAGTGAAATCTGAAATTTTTGTGACAAAAACTTGGAGCCATACTGCAGTGGATAAGATTGGTCACCCTTAATTTACAACTTTGTATAAATTACATTGAACGTTGCTCTCAGATTCTCTTTATCTCTCGGAGTTCAAACACATATAAACCTCACATATAAAGCTCAGCGatgacttattttccttttaggAAGGAGAAGTGGACAGAAGGTGACCACAGACGGACATTTGGGCCTTAACAGAAAGCAGGAGAATCAGGTTAGCACACCTTGCTTTGCTGCTGTTGATCTGTGTTttaattccatcattttttttctttgcttttgtaGGTAAATGTCAGGAGTCCTGCCCAGTGTCTCTTATTGGTACAGCACTGTG
This genomic interval from Pygocentrus nattereri isolate fPygNat1 chromosome 4, fPygNat1.pri, whole genome shotgun sequence contains the following:
- the LOC108427475 gene encoding uncharacterized protein LOC108427475, which gives rise to MCVEESVVMERLYLLLVVFHFTAGCSLSGDQKKKEHRGYTGGSVLLPCSCTDLQTKPNAVKWGFRSVKSEASLYNEIYPAQTGQHRDRVKLSNKNSGNLSLLISDLSEEDQGDYRCSVGSDFKLINLLVEVFTSTVRETPTDPKKTPTSLPEPPTTDQQTDKLYLGLGILTLLLFLLFGTVTIICWRLRGRRSGQKVTTDGHLGLNRKQENQTVSDDVMYSTIAHSNTATPARVQIGIGEQTEYASIKTN